AGGCGCGGATCTTCCAGGTCGGCTGACAAGCGTCGCGGACCAGGTGGCCGGCGAAGAGGAGCGGATCAGCGAGCGCTTGCTTTATGCCGGCAATACCGCGGCGGAAAAGGGCCTGAACCTCGCCGGGCAGTGCGTCAGCCATTATGAAACGGCCGGCCTGTTGCATACGGACAGCATCGCACTCACCGGCGTGCCGCTCTCCGTTACGCGGCGGCTGCTGGTGGACGCCGACAACCCGGACATCGTCGCGCACTGGCAGGGAGAGGATGTCGACGAGTGGGATGCGCTGCTTGCGCCGCAGACCTACACCACCCAAAGCCAGGCGGACGCAACGGGAGTGACGCTTTCCACCACCAATGCAGCAGATCACCAGCAGCGTCTGGCCTACGACGTGGCAGGGCGGCTCGCAGGTAGCTGGCTGACGCTGAAGGGCGGCAAGGAGCAACCGATCGTCGTATCCATGCAGTATTCCGCTGCGGGGCAGAAGCTGCGCGAAACGCATGGCAATGGGGTGGTCACCACCTACACGTACGAGGCGCGTACACAGCGGCTCACCGGTATCACGGCGGTGCGCGTGAAAGACGCCAAGGTCTTGCAGGACCTGCGCTATGCGTTCGATCCAGTAGGCAATGTGATAAGCGTGCGCAACGATGCGCAAGAAGCCCGATTCTGGCACAACCAGAAGGTGGTGCCCGAAAGCACTTATCTCTATGACAGCCTGTACCAACTGGTCCAGGCCCAAGGGCGAGAAATGGCAAGTGCTGGTCAGCAAGGTCCGCAACTCCCTCCGGTAATAGTCCCCATCCCTGTCGACAACTCTGCCTACACCAACTACACGCGTACTTATCGCTACGATAACGCCGGCAACCTCACGCAGATTCGCCACAGCCCGGCCACGGGAACCGGCTATACAACCGACATGACGATCAGCGACCGCAGTAACCGTGGCGTCCAGCGCGCATTGACAGATAACCCTGCCGAAGTGGATGCCTTGTTCACGGCAGGCGGGCAGCAAATATTGCTGCAACCGGGGCAGCCCCTGAGTTGGACGCCACGCCTGGAGCTGTTGCAGGTGAACGGTGTGACGCGCGCCAAGGCCGAGGATGACCGCGAAAGTTACCGTTATGACAGCGCTAGCCAGCGCATCTTGAAAGTGGGTTTCAAAGTGTCGAGTGGCGTTACGCACACGCATCAAACCCTCTATCTACCGGGCCTAGAACTACAGACCAAGGCGCTCGACGGTGCACAAACCGAGCATCTGCACGTGATCGTGGTGGGTGAGGCGGGGCGTGCACAGGTGCGGGTGTTGCACTGGGAACATGGGCGGCCGGGAGGGCTTGATAACGATCAGGTGCGTTACAACCTGGCTGACCTTGTGGGCAGCAATACCATGGAAATCGACGCCGAGGGACAGCTCATCAGCCAAGAGGAGTATTACCCGTATGGTGGAACGGCCCTCCTGGCCGCGCGCAGTGAGCTGGAGGTGGGCTACAAAACAATCAGGTATTCAGGTAGGGAGCGAGATTCCACGGGGCTCTATTATTACGGCTTTCGATATTACCAGCCGTGGGCCGGGCGTTGGCTGAGCCCGGATCCGGCCTGGACTGCGGACGGGCTGAATCTGTATCGGATGGTCAGGAACAATCCACTGACGTATAGAGACAGTGAAGGGCTGAACAGTACGCCTAACTC
This genomic stretch from Pseudomonas entomophila L48 harbors:
- a CDS encoding RHS repeat-associated core domain-containing protein, translating into MDASLFSNTPVVTVFDGRGLMVRGIEYHRHPETPDDGTVRITHHRYDGRGLLARSADPRLHEVGLANFSYLTDLRGNALRTRSADAGTSQTLNDMAGRPLLAVSSIRTDEHDEDDHSQAVWRTWRYEGADLPGRLTSVADQVAGEEERISERLLYAGNTAAEKGLNLAGQCVSHYETAGLLHTDSIALTGVPLSVTRRLLVDADNPDIVAHWQGEDVDEWDALLAPQTYTTQSQADATGVTLSTTNAADHQQRLAYDVAGRLAGSWLTLKGGKEQPIVVSMQYSAAGQKLRETHGNGVVTTYTYEARTQRLTGITAVRVKDAKVLQDLRYAFDPVGNVISVRNDAQEARFWHNQKVVPESTYLYDSLYQLVQAQGREMASAGQQGPQLPPVIVPIPVDNSAYTNYTRTYRYDNAGNLTQIRHSPATGTGYTTDMTISDRSNRGVQRALTDNPAEVDALFTAGGQQILLQPGQPLSWTPRLELLQVNGVTRAKAEDDRESYRYDSASQRILKVGFKVSSGVTHTHQTLYLPGLELQTKALDGAQTEHLHVIVVGEAGRAQVRVLHWEHGRPGGLDNDQVRYNLADLVGSNTMEIDAEGQLISQEEYYPYGGTALLAARSELEVGYKTIRYSGRERDSTGLYYYGFRYYQPWAGRWLSPDPAWTADGLNLYRMVRNNPLTYRDSEGLNSTPNSTRLEPSVPSAPPPPPPSGMRLPPPPPPPGMGTPPPPPPGMGLPPPPPGLRPPPPGPGASGSGAGVGKVFDPIHLVAPGNTPGKASMPWVAGDFVDTKQLEATIFELFGVARPIAIHSVQHEDVYHTMRKYPKYEDYPAVLVDKGESPPAWTSPDGQIYIGVTAPDYNVDGVLDVDKIRSTIVHESLHAASHRHEGFQPETDTSVDNLNYDEYVTDYMAKQVFDKLFPGATYKTRYFTNFGDRFVQWGGNLPKFMIDSGHTTRAELESGYFKTGKLPALKGKLLDDWKRIAKRAGGGLKY